The Pleuronectes platessa chromosome 11, fPlePla1.1, whole genome shotgun sequence genome includes a window with the following:
- the peli2 gene encoding E3 ubiquitin-protein ligase pellino homolog 2 isoform X2, with protein sequence MFSSSQEEHCAPSKDPVKYGELVVLGYNGSLPNGDRGRRKSRFALYRRTKANGVKPSTVHILNTPQAVNCKGQHSISYTLSRNQTVVVEYCHDKDTDMFQIGRSTESPIDFVVTDTVAGGQEGEETPITQSTISRFACRVVCERLPPFTARIYAAGFDSSKNIFLGEKAAKWKNPDGHMDGLTTNGVLVMHPKGGFTEESKPGVWREISVGGDVYTLRETRSAQTPGKLVENESNILQDGSLVDLCGATLLWRTAEGLFHTPTQKHLEALRQEINAGRPQCPVGLNTLAFPSMQRSRALSSLEDKQPWVYLACGHVHGYHNWGHRSEHEASTTRECPMCRVVGPYVPLWLGCEAAFYVDTGAPTHAFVPCGHVCSEKSVKYWAEIPLPHGTHAFHAACPFCATQLNLSKGCTKLIFQGPVD encoded by the exons ATGTTTTCGTCGAGCCAAGAGGAGCACTGCGCCCCGTCCAAAGACCCGGTGAAGTACGGGGAGCTGGTGGTGCTGGG GTACAATGGCTCTCTGCCCAATGGAGATCGGGGTCGACGGAAAAGCAGATTTGCGCTATACAGGAGGACCAAAGCCAACGGTGTTAAGCCGAGCACTGTGCAcatcctcaacacaccccaG GCTGTGAACTGTAAAGGCCAACACAGTATCTCCTACACACTGTCCAGGAACCAGACAGTAGTGGTGGAGTACTGCCATGATAAAGACACAGACATGTTTCAG ATTGGGCGTTCCACAGAGAGTCCCATAGACTTCGTGGTGACTGACACAGTAGCAGGAGgccaggagggagaggagactcCCATCACACAGAGCACCATCTCCCGCTTCGCCTGCCGAGTCGTCTGTGAGCGCCTCCCTCCCTTCACTGCCCGCATCTATGCAGCCGGGTTCGACTCCTCCAAAAACATCTTCCTTGGG GAGAAAGCTGCTAAATGGAAAAATCCTGACGGTCACATGGACGGCCTAACAACCAATGGCGTGCTGGTAATGCACCCCAAGGGTGGATTCACAGAAGAGTCCAAACCCGGCGTATGGAGAGAGATCTCTGTTGGTGGGGACGTTTACACACTGAGGGAGACCCGCTCAGCACAGACCCCCGGCAAACTG GTGGAGAATGAGAGTAATATACTGCAGGACGGCTCCCTGGTGGATCTATGTGGAGCTACTTTGCTGTGGCGTACAGCAGAAGGCCTCTTCCACACTCCCACCCAAAAACACCTGGAGGCTCTCAGGCAGGAGATCAACGCAGGGCGGCCTCAGTGTCCCGTAGGCCTCAACACACTCGCCTTCCCCAGCATGCAGCGCAGCCGTGCCCTCTCCTCCCTGGAGGACAAGCAGCCTTGGGTGTATCTGGCGTGTGGCCACGTGCACGGTTACCACAACTGGGGCCACCGTTCAGAGCACGAGGCCAGCACCACGCGGGAATGTCCCATGTGCCGGGTGGTGGGGCCGTATGTACCACTGTGGCTGGGCTGCGAAGCGGCCTTCTACGTGGACACAGGTGCCCCCACACATGCCTTCGTACCATGTGGACACGTGTGTTCAGAGAAGTCCGTCAAGTACTGGGCGGAGATCCCTCTGCCTCACGGCACCCACGCTTTCCACGCCGCCTGCCCCTTCTGTGCCACACAGCTCAACCTTAGTAAGGGCTGTACCAAGCTAATCTTCCAGGGCCCAGTGGACTGA
- the peli2 gene encoding E3 ubiquitin-protein ligase pellino homolog 2 isoform X1, which translates to MFSSSQEEHCAPSKDPVKYGELVVLGYNGSLPNGDRGRRKSRFALYRRTKANGVKPSTVHILNTPQASKAVNCKGQHSISYTLSRNQTVVVEYCHDKDTDMFQIGRSTESPIDFVVTDTVAGGQEGEETPITQSTISRFACRVVCERLPPFTARIYAAGFDSSKNIFLGEKAAKWKNPDGHMDGLTTNGVLVMHPKGGFTEESKPGVWREISVGGDVYTLRETRSAQTPGKLVENESNILQDGSLVDLCGATLLWRTAEGLFHTPTQKHLEALRQEINAGRPQCPVGLNTLAFPSMQRSRALSSLEDKQPWVYLACGHVHGYHNWGHRSEHEASTTRECPMCRVVGPYVPLWLGCEAAFYVDTGAPTHAFVPCGHVCSEKSVKYWAEIPLPHGTHAFHAACPFCATQLNLSKGCTKLIFQGPVD; encoded by the exons ATGTTTTCGTCGAGCCAAGAGGAGCACTGCGCCCCGTCCAAAGACCCGGTGAAGTACGGGGAGCTGGTGGTGCTGGG GTACAATGGCTCTCTGCCCAATGGAGATCGGGGTCGACGGAAAAGCAGATTTGCGCTATACAGGAGGACCAAAGCCAACGGTGTTAAGCCGAGCACTGTGCAcatcctcaacacaccccaGGCCAGTAAG GCTGTGAACTGTAAAGGCCAACACAGTATCTCCTACACACTGTCCAGGAACCAGACAGTAGTGGTGGAGTACTGCCATGATAAAGACACAGACATGTTTCAG ATTGGGCGTTCCACAGAGAGTCCCATAGACTTCGTGGTGACTGACACAGTAGCAGGAGgccaggagggagaggagactcCCATCACACAGAGCACCATCTCCCGCTTCGCCTGCCGAGTCGTCTGTGAGCGCCTCCCTCCCTTCACTGCCCGCATCTATGCAGCCGGGTTCGACTCCTCCAAAAACATCTTCCTTGGG GAGAAAGCTGCTAAATGGAAAAATCCTGACGGTCACATGGACGGCCTAACAACCAATGGCGTGCTGGTAATGCACCCCAAGGGTGGATTCACAGAAGAGTCCAAACCCGGCGTATGGAGAGAGATCTCTGTTGGTGGGGACGTTTACACACTGAGGGAGACCCGCTCAGCACAGACCCCCGGCAAACTG GTGGAGAATGAGAGTAATATACTGCAGGACGGCTCCCTGGTGGATCTATGTGGAGCTACTTTGCTGTGGCGTACAGCAGAAGGCCTCTTCCACACTCCCACCCAAAAACACCTGGAGGCTCTCAGGCAGGAGATCAACGCAGGGCGGCCTCAGTGTCCCGTAGGCCTCAACACACTCGCCTTCCCCAGCATGCAGCGCAGCCGTGCCCTCTCCTCCCTGGAGGACAAGCAGCCTTGGGTGTATCTGGCGTGTGGCCACGTGCACGGTTACCACAACTGGGGCCACCGTTCAGAGCACGAGGCCAGCACCACGCGGGAATGTCCCATGTGCCGGGTGGTGGGGCCGTATGTACCACTGTGGCTGGGCTGCGAAGCGGCCTTCTACGTGGACACAGGTGCCCCCACACATGCCTTCGTACCATGTGGACACGTGTGTTCAGAGAAGTCCGTCAAGTACTGGGCGGAGATCCCTCTGCCTCACGGCACCCACGCTTTCCACGCCGCCTGCCCCTTCTGTGCCACACAGCTCAACCTTAGTAAGGGCTGTACCAAGCTAATCTTCCAGGGCCCAGTGGACTGA